TTCTGACATTCTAGCTCTTGTGAAGACCTTATCCCTGTGCAGCTTCTCCCCATCAACTACAATGAGGACAACATCAGCCTGGACTGGACCCTCTCTCTTCGCAGATCCCCATAACAGCCACATGGAACACCTCAATTTTGAGTATACAATGGGAAATACTAGTATGACAGCTGTCACAGAGTTCATCCTCTTAGGATTTCAGGTCAGTCAGAATATAAGAATTCTAATGTTCTCTCTGCTCATTGTGATTTACTGGTTTACAATATTCATGAATCTCCTGATCATCACCCTGGTGTCCACCAGTAAAATCCTCCAAAAcccaatgtacttcttcatctcacAGCTCTCCATCAGTGACCTCCTGCTGACCTCAGGTATTGTCCCCAACATGCTTCATGTTCTACTATATTATAGAGGATCCATGACTTTTATGGGTTGTATGACTCAGTTTTACTTCTTTGGTGCCTCAGAAGTATCTGAATGTCTTCTCCTTACAGTGATGTCTTATGAtagatatgtggccatctgtaatcccCTCCATTACCTCTCCATCATGACAACTAAACATTGTGTGATATTGTCCGTCATCTCTTGGTTGGCTGCTTATGGGATTATGTTATTTCTTATCACACCAATACTAATGCTGAACTTCTGTGGACCAAACATCATTGACCATTTGTTCTGTGACTTCATGCCTATTGTAAAACTTTCTTGTTCTGATATCTACAATGTTCGGCTGGAAGACTCTTTACTGGGCATTCCATTAACTTTATTTcctataataataatcatattgtCCTATGCCAAAATTATTGTCACCATCTTAAAGATCCCGTCCAGTACCGgtagacagaaagccttctccacctgtagctcccacctcattgtggtctCCACATTTTTCTGGACTCTGTTCGGTGTTTATGTTTTTCCGACAAGGGAAAACTCATCGACCATCAGTAAGATCCtctccctgctatatactgtatttacccCTCTGAtcaaccccattatatacagtctaAAGAATAATGATATTCTTTACATGAAAACGTTTATAAACGTCTCAGGTGCTAGAATTGATGTAGAAATCTAGGCCTGGGTTTTACATTCTGCTGACCATGGCGCTAAGTTATCAAAGGGTCCTGCACAATATTTTGTAATTCTCTTAGAATCAAAGCCTTTATGACAGATGACCTAATGATTAATTATGGGGATCATACATAAAGCAGGCAATGTTAACAGAACCatggtaataaatcaggaaaACCAGTAGTGTCCATAAAGATCAAACCAAGGAGGCAAAGACAATCCTCCCCCTTCTAGTTTTTAGCTTATggatatacaaatatatacacattaGAGGAAGCCAAACTATCTGAGGCGAATATTCGCGAACTTCGGGAAATGAACTTtcgagtgatttgctcatctctactaaatacACAATGCTACGAGGGTTTTGGGAAGATCGGACATAAATCAACAAAAATGGAGGTCTGTGTCTGGGATGGTAACAGGCTGGCATTATGAGGCTCTCAAGGGCCAATATAAATGGCTTTTCCCATTCTGGTAATTCCAGGCTGTTAATACTTAGTTTGCATCTGGCTGGTTATGGCTGTAGCCAGCCAGACAATACTAATTAGTAACAGCTAGACAATactgaagaaaaaactatttatatTGGACCTGTTCAGCCTAATAATGCCAGCCTGTTACTACCTCAGAAACAGTACGTACCTGCCTTTTCCCTGTGGTGTTGGGTACCGAAGCAATAGGAGGGGAGGTTGGCATTAGCAATTATATGGACTAACACTAAGACTTGGCTTATTAATGGGCACCATCTATCAGACAGTGTCTAGCATTGAGCCAcatgaaagaaaataaaacacatacaagTTAATTTTCATTGTTTTCTTCCTAAAGTATTTCATTTCTTTGTTGAGTACAAAAAAACATACCAGGACTGTCTGTGCTAAATACCAAAGGGGTTTTCAGGCATAATCAAAAGGTTTGGTGCAGTGTGTGCCAGACATTCTGCTTCTGCTCAGGAAACCTCATGACACTAAGCAACAGTTTGGCTTATTGTACTGTAGTTTGGATGGGGATTCAATAGGCGCAGTGCATTTGATGCTGGAAATCTtctgatagtaaaaaaaaaaaaaatgtatccttCTGCATCCCCTACTGCCTCCCCCATATTTCTTAACTTTAATGAGGACTTTACCATACATAAGACTAGCAAAATCAGAGAAAGATTcatcatacagtcccctcaactCACCTTTATTGCCTGTTATGTGCTCTTCCCcaataacttacctctcctccaCCACTGAAAAACAGCTCCAGACTACTCTCCCTATGGCACCCCACCACCTGTGCTATCCCACTTTGTTCCCAAGCTTACCTTAGTGTTTGCCCTTGCACGGTGGACTGGACCTGGGATTTTCTAGCATCATGATTATCATGATGTCAGGTACTCCTAAATAGTGTTGATCGGACAGTTAGTTAGGTTCAAGTCGAACATCTTGAATTTCTCGAaccaaaccaaacattttactgttcattTCAGTTAGCGTTTGAGCGCCTTTTTTTGCCAgacaatcagtgcagagcacatagaagtgtcattGCAGAGGTGTTGGGgtttcattggctgctaaaatcacatgaccatctcataaaagagtcactgtgctgcgttctggatgccattttcagctcactcactgtgctggataGAGTGCTCCCTCAATGTCTCATTGCATGCTGCATGCTGGCATTTCAATCAGACAGATAGATAGTGAAATTAGTGATATTCCTGAGATAGGTATTGAGATTACtgagattagtgagattagtggggtgtttagcaaggttAGACTAGCATATTTGCatcaagcattttcctgtccaaaGACAGCATTGCCatcacagcaatacttagcttgGGTATTGCATTGCATattgcatattggatttgcccatttatacatagtgcccaaaagtgtattttggtctgctcacatctgttatacagtaattgaaCATACATCTCATTTGTATAcatgcatttgtttagtgattacagctgtattcatATAAGCTTAAAAAACGTCTCCTGTCCACcaccaaaaatacaaaatacttgacatctgttataaggtaattaaacgtacatctgatttgtgtacgtgcatttatttagtaattacagctgtattcctatcagctgaaaAACATTGTCAGTCACCAGAAATACAAAatacttgacatctgttatacagtaattaatcgtacatctAATTTGTGTACATGGATTTATCTagagtgggtagatctgttgatatttttttttggatcttctatctaagatttcatatctatctgtgGTAGGCGAacaatatcaggtgtaggaagggaagatagaggtagtgcacaaggCACTGCTTCCAGCGGTCCGGCCAACATACAAGCAAGAACATCATCAGTAGATATATGATGATGTAGATGATAAtggtagatatatgtttatcccaggcatgtttaaattcagttattgtacatttaccaacTACATCTCCTGGAAGTTTGTACCAAGTATCTATAACTCTTTcactaaaataatattttctcacgttgtttCTTatttttcccccagataacctctcactgtgtcctcttgtccttgagctcagttttttattaaaaacacttccctcctgaaccctatTTAGTCCTTTGACAtgcttaaaggtttcaatcatgtccccccttccttcttcctccagactatacagatttaaatccttaagtctttcctgatatggtttatgcctcacaccctccaccatttttgtagcccgtcttggacccgttctattatatcaatgtccttttttttaggtgaggtctccagaactggacacagtattccagatgtggcctcaccagagctctatacagcgggatcacaatctccctcttcctactggttatacctctagctatacaccccagcataccattatatatatacagcgggatcacaatctctctcttcctaccggttttacctctagctatacaccccagcatacaatataatataatatatatatatatatatatatatatatatatatatatatatatatgtacacaccccagcataccattatatacaccccagcatacaatttgctttctcaCCGCCTGTTTGCACTAGTGATTCATTTAAagactgtcagaaatcactacccctaaatccttttcttctgaagtcttttccaacacagtactgcggATGTGATACTCGaacagaggattcctcctccccaagtgcattattttacatttggaaacgttgaacttcaatttccaatgtttggaccacgtatctagcaaagctaaatcattttccatattactgacacctccaggaatatcaaaccctgttgcacacttttgtgtcatcagcaaacagacaaactttacctatcaatccttctcctatgtcacttacaaacatattaaaaagaataggatccagaacagacccttgtggcacaccacttgtaactaatctctgctcggaatatacaccattaacaataaCCCTCTTATATCTAtctttcagccaaccacaaatcgcCAGCCAAGGTCAGTAGTGACAGCGGGGAGACCTGTACTAGGTTTAGCCGTCTAAGAGGTCCCGAACCTGGGCCTCTTTTGATCAAGCCTCTGATTCTCTGACTGAGGTGATATGTCGCATTTGCCAGCAATGCGTAagtagaggaaaaaatgaaaagtgtttaagtaccacgagcatgaacaggcacatgcagggaaagcatgaattTCTGTGGGAATAGCGGCTCGGAGAGAAAAGGCCACACAGGTCCTGGGCTTCAAACTACCGTGACATCTACTGCCTCCACCGCCACTTCCAAGCCAAAGCGGCCCTCTTCTGCTGATGTGTCGGTGCAGCACGACCAAGCACCATCTCCACTCAAAGATACTGTTGGCCGCTCCCCATCACCACCAACATGGCTGACATCTTCTCCTACCATCAGTGTGACCTACACGCCATACAGGCTGCCAGTCCGGCAGCCAGCATTCTGTGTACCAGATGTGGGAGCATAAGAAATGCTTTCACCCCAACCATCCCAAACCAAAAAAACTAGGCATTGCTAGGCTATTAGCTTTGGAAATGTtgcctggtggacacagatggtTTCCACCACATCCTCGCCCTGGCATGTCCCTagtatcagatgcctagcaggcatttctctgaaagaaaagctgtccctgcccGGGCCCAGCACGTTGCAGAAAATATCTGAAGCCcgttggctgcatctgtgtccaccaaggtccatccgtctacagacacatggaccagtaagcacggtAAAGGTCGTTACATATCCCTGACTGCTCACTGGGTGACTTTATTGGCTGACACTGACACTGCCACTGCATCATTGCAACGGGATCTGGGGCCTCCCCGTCAaccctatcatctgtgatgtggcaacacgctgggccatggaataggcccagtaaacgagcgccgatctagcatcgttgctcggcccgtggaatagggcccttagtgactgCAGAAAATATCCCAGCTACACAGATTCCACTGCTGCTTTTCGTACACTTTCCTTTCTCTCTCCCTTATAACTAATGAACCTT
This Dendropsophus ebraccatus isolate aDenEbr1 unplaced genomic scaffold, aDenEbr1.pat pat_scaffold_884_ctg1, whole genome shotgun sequence DNA region includes the following protein-coding sequences:
- the LOC138780861 gene encoding olfactory receptor 10A7-like, with the translated sequence MRTTSAWTGPSLFADPHNSHMEHLNFEYTMGNTSMTAVTEFILLGFQVSQNIRILMFSLLIVIYWFTIFMNLLIITLVSTSKILQNPMYFFISQLSISDLLLTSGIVPNMLHVLLYYRGSMTFMGCMTQFYFFGASEVSECLLLTVMSYDRYVAICNPLHYLSIMTTKHCVILSVISWLAAYGIMLFLITPILMLNFCGPNIIDHLFCDFMPIVKLSCSDIYNVRLEDSLLGIPLTLFPIIIIILSYAKIIVTILKIPSSTGRQKAFSTCSSHLIVVSTFFWTLFGVYVFPTRENSSTISKILSLLYTVFTPLINPIIYSLKNNDILYMKTFINVSGARIDVEI